From Ignavibacteriota bacterium:
CGAATCCCGGCACCGCGGATGTGAAGGTCTCGAACGGTGGGAGCAAGAGCATTGCGCCCGGGCGGTACAGGGATGTGACCGTCGGTTCGTCGGGGAGTCTGACGCTGAACGGGGCGGGGACGTATGACTTCCGCTCGATCCGGCTTCAGTCCGGTGCGAAACTCTACTTCACCGGCGCTTCGAGGGTACGGGCTTCGCTCTGGTTCCGCGCCGACCAGGGGACGTATGTCGGGCCGAAGAACGGAAGCATGATCACGGAATCCGACATCGTGTTCTATGTCGCCGGAACGGATGCGCAATCGTCGTACACCACATCCGTGAATCTCGGACCGGCGATCACGCTCTACGCGAACGTGTATGCACCGAACGGTACTCTGTGGCTGCAGTCGAATACCAGGGCCACCGGCGCGTATGTCGGGAAGGATGTCCGGGTTGATGAGTGTGTCGACCTTACGCTCGGAACGAGCTTCACCGGTCTGGCCAGGCCGGGAGCGGACGGATGGACGAAGGCGCCGGGCGAGGACGTGGTCACGGCAGAGGTGCCGCAGAGCGTCGTCCTGGACCAGAACTATCCGAACCCGTTCAACCCCAGCACGCAGATCCGGTACGGCCTGCCGCACCAGGGGCACGTGGTGCTCACCATTCACAACATCCTCGGCCAGGAGGTCGCACGGCTTGTGGATGAGGTGCAGGCCGAAGGCTTCCATGAGGTACGCTGGAACGGCACGAATCATTCCGGCACCATCGTGGGCTCGGGCGTGTACTTCTTCCGTCTGCGATCGGACGGCCTCACCGAGAACAGGAGGATGTTGCTGCTGAAATGATGCCCTCCAGCACGCGATCCCTCTTCGTTGTCCTCTCTGTGCTTGCAGGAACGGTGCTGGGTACCAGCACCGTTCTGCATGCACAGGACGGACTGGTTTTCTCTCATTTCGGTGTGCGCGATGGGCTCTCCCAGGGGTCCGTCAATTGCATCCTGCAGGACAGCAAGGGATTCGTGTGGATAGGGACGCAGGACGGCCTCAACAGATTCGACGGGTACACATGCAAGATCTATAAGCATGACCCCGCGGACCCGCGCACGATCAATGACAACTGGGTGCTGACTATCGCTGAGGATTCCGCCGGCGTCCTCTGGGTCCGCACCATGAACGGTGCGATGCTGAACAGGTTCGATCGTGTGAGCGAGTCCTTCTCGCCGGTGCCGCGCGACAGCGTCCGGCACACAATGGTGCAGAGCAACAGCGTCAAGGCCGAGCATGATGATCCTGATGGCACCCGCTGGCGTGGGACTCTCGGCGGCGGCCTGACACGCACGGATCCCCGCACCGGTGCAACAACGACGTACAAGCATGACCTGAAGGATCCGGCGAGCCTGATCGACGACCGGGTGTATTCGATCCATCGCGACCGGAGCGGGACGCTCTGGGTCGGGACCCGCGAAGGGTTGGAGGAATTCCAACCGGCAACGGGGACGTTCCTGCATCATCGCCACGTCGACGGTGACCCGACAAGCCTGAGCGATAACTGGGTGTGGCCGATCCTGGAAGACCGTGCCGGCGATCTCTGGATAGGGACGTTCCGGGGAGGATTGAACAGGTTCGACCGCGCAACGAAAACCTTCACCCATTTCCGCCATGAGGAGAACGATCCGCGAAGCCTGGCTGGTGATCAGATCTATGCACTGTTCCAGGACCGGGCCGGCGTCATCTGGGTTGGCATGAATGACCATGGCGTGGACCGCTTCCATCCGGAGTTCGGTGCTTTCCACCACCTGTCGCACGACCCGGCCAACCCGAAGAGCCTGCAGGACAACAACATTCTCTCGATCACCGTCGGCAGGTCGGGTATTCCCTGGATCGGGACGCGGGGTGGGCTCGAACGCTATGACCGGGGGACGCGGGCGTTCACGCACTTCAGGAACGTTCCGGGCGATTCACGCAGCATTGGTGACAATCAGGCGCAGGTGTTACTCGAGGACTCCAGAGGGAACCTGTGGATCGGCATGGTCAGCAGCGGACTCGACCGTTACGATCGCAGTACCCGGACCTTCAGCCATTTTCGTCATGACCCGTCGAACCCCGGGAGTCTGAGCGACAACAGAGTCTATGCGCTCTGTGAGGACCGGGATGGGAAGATCTGGGTCGGCACCTATGGAGGCGGGTTGAACCTTCTGGACCCTGACAAGGGGTCGTTCGTGCGCTTCATGCACGCCGACTCGCTTCCCGGGAGTCTGAGTGCGCCGGGTGTGTTTGCGCTCGAGCTGGACCGCGATGGGGTGCTGTGGGTAGGGACGTTCGGCGGAGGGTTGGACAAATTCGACCGGGCCAGCAGGACCTTCCAACACTTCAAGCATGACCCCGCGGACGCATCCAGCCTCAGCGATGATCTTGTTGCGTGTCTGCACGAGGATGGCCGCGGGGTGTTGTGGGTGGGGACGGCCGGTGGATTGAACCGGCTTGACCGGGCAACGGGGAAGTTCACCGTGTACAGGCAGAAGCAGGGGTTGCCCAATGATGTGGTGTTTGGCATCGTGGAAGACCGGAGCGGGCATCTGTGGCTCAGCACCAATAAGGGCCTTGCGCGCTTCGACCCGGCCGCGGAGGCCTTCAGGAATTATGATTACAATGATGGGCTGCAGGGTGACGAGTTCAATCAGAACGCGTATGCGCGGGACCCGCTGACCGGCGAGATGTACTTCGGTGGAGGGAATGGCGTCACCGTGTTCCATCCG
This genomic window contains:
- a CDS encoding SpoIIE family protein phosphatase, which encodes MMPSSTRSLFVVLSVLAGTVLGTSTVLHAQDGLVFSHFGVRDGLSQGSVNCILQDSKGFVWIGTQDGLNRFDGYTCKIYKHDPADPRTINDNWVLTIAEDSAGVLWVRTMNGAMLNRFDRVSESFSPVPRDSVRHTMVQSNSVKAEHDDPDGTRWRGTLGGGLTRTDPRTGATTTYKHDLKDPASLIDDRVYSIHRDRSGTLWVGTREGLEEFQPATGTFLHHRHVDGDPTSLSDNWVWPILEDRAGDLWIGTFRGGLNRFDRATKTFTHFRHEENDPRSLAGDQIYALFQDRAGVIWVGMNDHGVDRFHPEFGAFHHLSHDPANPKSLQDNNILSITVGRSGIPWIGTRGGLERYDRGTRAFTHFRNVPGDSRSIGDNQAQVLLEDSRGNLWIGMVSSGLDRYDRSTRTFSHFRHDPSNPGSLSDNRVYALCEDRDGKIWVGTYGGGLNLLDPDKGSFVRFMHADSLPGSLSAPGVFALELDRDGVLWVGTFGGGLDKFDRASRTFQHFKHDPADASSLSDDLVACLHEDGRGVLWVGTAGGLNRLDRATGKFTVYRQKQGLPNDVVFGIVEDRSGHLWLSTNKGLARFDPAAEAFRNYDYNDGLQGDEFNQNAYARDPLTGEMYFGGGNGVTVFHPDSVRQNPFVPPVAFSAFTRYNTDDEEGMPIEETGIDAKDAVTLSYKDNVAQFTFAALSYYNSAKNRYAYRLEGYSDNWIQLGTERRATFTNLDGGDYVLRVRASNSDGVWNDDGTSLRVTVMPPWWKTTWAYILYGIVFLSVLYGLRSFELNRREQKALVRESELRAKAAEAEKRALEAENERKTRELEDARRLQLSMLPQEVPQLPGYEIAVFMRTATEVGGDYYDFVPGDGGVLNVGFGDATGHGMQAGTIVTLMKGLFLSEAARTGIQAFFHHCSATIKGIRLGRLFMAFSLVRINGSTVAFSSAGMPPVFLYRRSTGAIEEMQLRGMPLGAMKNAPYGLQEITMESGDTLLLLTDGLPEQKNASGEMFEYTRVQQTLASACPGAPRAVIDQLVRAGESWMDGVPLDDDITLLVIQKKEG